Proteins found in one Saccharopolyspora phatthalungensis genomic segment:
- a CDS encoding phosphoribosyltransferase, whose protein sequence is MDAVVLGLPRGGVPVAFEVARALHAPLDVIVVRKLGVPTHPELGMGAIGEGNVRIINDEVLWKTGVSAKDLDEVERRERIELDRRARLFRINRPRADVTGRTAIVIDDGIATGSTAHAACRVAREQGAARVVLAVPVAPPHALERLEEVTDEQVCLETPGWFMAIGQWYRDFAPTPDAEVVELLHRTDQPQRAPEADRGS, encoded by the coding sequence GTGGACGCGGTCGTCCTGGGACTGCCTCGCGGTGGCGTGCCGGTGGCTTTCGAGGTGGCTCGGGCGCTGCACGCACCGTTGGACGTGATCGTGGTGCGCAAGCTCGGGGTTCCCACCCACCCCGAGCTCGGCATGGGTGCCATCGGTGAAGGCAACGTGCGCATCATCAACGACGAGGTGTTGTGGAAGACCGGGGTCAGCGCGAAGGACCTGGACGAGGTGGAACGGCGCGAACGGATCGAACTCGACCGGCGAGCGCGGTTGTTCCGCATCAACCGGCCGCGGGCCGACGTGACCGGCCGGACTGCCATCGTGATCGATGACGGCATTGCCACCGGTTCCACCGCGCACGCCGCGTGCCGGGTAGCCCGCGAGCAAGGCGCCGCCCGGGTGGTGCTGGCCGTGCCCGTGGCTCCACCACACGCCTTGGAACGGCTGGAGGAGGTGACCGACGAGCAGGTGTGCCTGGAGACTCCGGGGTGGTTCATGGCCATCGGGCAGTGGTACCGGGATTTCGCCCCGACCCCCGACGCCGAAGTCGTCGAGCTGCTGCACCGGACCGACCAGCCCCAACGCGCACCAGAGGCTGATCGTGGGTCGTGA
- a CDS encoding cold-shock protein, protein MLTGRIVRFEEERGFGFIAPEGGAQEDVFFHVNGVDGGEEPLAIGTKVSFEVVEGQRGLKAYGVQVVGVGAVKAAESANQVVPVASTATRVDAEELCDVLTRQELRSEVTEQLLQELPELTGAQVQSVRDGVVALAGKHGWLVE, encoded by the coding sequence GTGCTGACTGGTCGGATCGTTCGGTTCGAGGAAGAGCGCGGGTTTGGTTTCATCGCCCCGGAGGGCGGTGCCCAGGAGGACGTGTTCTTCCATGTCAACGGGGTCGATGGCGGCGAGGAGCCGCTTGCGATCGGTACCAAGGTGTCGTTCGAGGTAGTGGAAGGACAACGCGGGCTCAAGGCGTACGGTGTCCAGGTGGTGGGCGTCGGCGCTGTCAAGGCGGCCGAGTCCGCGAACCAGGTTGTCCCCGTCGCGTCGACCGCGACTCGGGTCGACGCGGAGGAACTGTGTGATGTCCTGACCCGGCAAGAATTGCGGAGCGAGGTGACCGAGCAGCTTCTTCAGGAACTTCCCGAGCTGACCGGTGCGCAGGTTCAATCGGTTCGCGACGGCGTTGTCGCTTTGGCCGGCAAACACGGCTGGCTCGTCGAGTAG
- a CDS encoding GlsB/YeaQ/YmgE family stress response membrane protein encodes MGILSWIVFGLIAGVIAKFILPGRDPGGIIVTILIGIVGGLLGGWIATRIMGAAGVTGFNLMSFVWAIVGSVILLLIYRLIFHRTHA; translated from the coding sequence ATGGGAATTCTGAGTTGGATCGTGTTCGGTTTGATCGCCGGCGTGATCGCCAAATTCATCTTACCGGGCCGTGATCCCGGCGGAATCATCGTGACCATTCTGATCGGCATCGTCGGCGGTCTGCTCGGCGGATGGATAGCCACCAGGATCATGGGTGCCGCGGGAGTCACGGGTTTCAACCTGATGAGCTTCGTCTGGGCGATCGTCGGATCGGTGATTCTCCTGCTCATCTACCGGCTGATCTTCCACCGAACGCACGCTTGA